Below is a genomic region from Magnetococcales bacterium.
AGCATGGTGTCGAGCAGTGCGGAAGGGGAGACCGGCTTGATCAGAAAACCATCCACACCCGCCTGCTCCGCCAGACGCAGCACATCCCCACGACCGTAGGCGGTCACCATCACCACTTTCGGCTTGTGGGGGATCGATGGATCCCCATGGATGCGTCGGGTGGCCTCGTCGCCGTTCATGCCGGGCATGCGCCAGTCCATCAACACCAAGTCGCAGGGGAGGTTTCCCTGCTGGGTCAGGGTGGTCAGGGCTTCCCGCCCGTTGGCGGCCAGGGTGACATCAAGATGAAAAAATCGCAGCATTTCGGCCAGAATTTCCCGTGAGACCGCATTGTCATCCACTACCAGTACCCGCAATCCCCGCAGCAGCGGACCGGCCTGTTCCACCCGTTCGCGATTGCCCATCCGGGCCTGATCGGCGATGGGCATCTGTACCGTGAAACAGAGGGTGGTTCCCTGTCCCGGCTGGGAATCCTCCACCCAGATGCGTCCCCCCATCCGTTCCACCAGATTTTTGCTGATGGCCAGACCCAGTCCCGTCCCCCCGAAACGACGGGTGGTGGATTGGTCTGCCTGGGTGAATTTTTCAAACAGCCGGGCTTGCGCCTCGGGGGTCATGCCGATGCCGGAATCCCGTACGCAGATCATCAGGGTCAGGTCGGTTGCGGTGGTGCGCAGACAACGAAACGCCAGTTCCACCTCTCCCTGGGCGGTAAATTTCAACGCGTTGCCGCACAGATTGAGCAGAATCTGACCGAATCGCAGTGGATCCCCCATCAGGGTCGGGGGAATGGCCGCATCGTAACGGATCAGAAACTCGACCCCTTTGTGTTCCGCCTGATACCCGATGGAGTCGGTCAACTGTTCCAGCACCGCGTCGAGTCCGAAGGGGATGCACTCCAGTTCGAGTTTGCCCGCCTCGATTTTCGAGAAGTCGAGAATGTCGTTGATGATGCCCAACAGCGAATGGGCCGCGCTCTGGGTCTTGGCCAGATAGTTGTGCAAAGCCGGGGAGAGTTCCGGGGTCTTGAGGGCCAGATACACCATGCCGATGATCGCGTTCATGGGGGTGCGGATTTCGTGGCTCATGTTGGCCAGAAATTGGCTTTTGGCCTGATTGGCGGCTTCGGCCACCTCTTTGGCCTGTTGGGACTCCCGGGTGCGGATCTCCACGATGGATTCAAGATTGCGGTTGAGGTCATTCAACTCCCGCAACGACTCGAACAGCCGCGCCCGCCCCTCGTTGAACGCCTGGACCAGATCCCCCAGTTCATCCCGATAGGGATATTCCAGCTTGGCCACCGGGGTGTCGTTGGCCTGAAAGCGCCAGTTGGCCACGGCTTCGGCGATCCGGGTCACGGTGCCGGAAAGACGGAAACGAATGGTCCAGGAGATGATCAGCCACAGGCCCGTGGTGACGATCATGGAGTGCAGCAGCACCATCAGAAAGCTGTATTTGGTGCGATTCCACACCACCTCCCGGCTTGAATACAAAGTCAGATGGCCGATCAGGTGGCTTTCGCCCCGGGGGGAGTGATGCACCAGGGCAACGATGGAAGGGGGGCGCAAGCCGGAAAACAGGGAATCGGCCTCGGCCGTGGGATCGGGCAGGGTGCCATCGGTCACCTGGATCTCCTTTTGCACGGATTCGATGCGGATTCCGGTGACGATGGCGTTTTGTCGGACCCCTTGCGCCATGGAAATCAGTTGCGGGGCATCCAGTTCCCACATGGCCTCGGTGATGCCGGGTTGGACGGTCCGGCCCAACGAAACCAGATCCTGATCGATATCCCGGCTGACACTGAAATACTGAATGGCCAGTTGCGCCCCGGTCATGCCGAGGGCAAGCAGCAGATACCAGGGAAACATGGTATACAGCAGCCTTCTGGAGAGCGTTTGCTTGGCAAACATCGTCTTTCCTTCAAGCGGGTTGGACCGCCGGGGGCGGTGCGGATCGCGCCCCTGGGTCAACGGTGCGCGGTGGCGGATGGTGATGCCCCAGGCGGGTCATGGCCACCACCAGCGGGTATCCGGTTCGTCTGTGGCCGCGGGGAGGATCGGATTGTGCAGCCGAATCACCTCCCGTGGCGTGGTTTTCATCTGTTTGATCTCGTCGGCGTGGTGGTTTTCAAACAATTGACGAAACGAGCCATCCGCCAACGCGGCTTCGAGACCCTGTTGGATTTGTTGCGCCAGCGTGATGTTTTCCCGGTTGACCCAAAAGTAGACCGGATAGGGAAAATACAGGGCCTTGGTCTGTTCCAGGGCCAGTTGGGGAAAGGCGGTCTGGCGTTCGTCGAGTTCCCGTCGGGCTTCGTTCATGCCCCTGGGAAAGGCGTCGAAGCGGCCCGCGGCCAGCATGCCGAACAGGTTCTCATAGCGGGAGGAGGTCTCGACCACAAAACCATTGGCGTGCAGAACCGGCAGATCCGCCCATTGACGGTTGAGACCGAAGCTCAATTGTTCCCGCAGCGTCTGGGGATCCATTCCGGCGATGCGGGTTTGATCCTCGGCGCGGATCACGAAAACACGAAAGCCGACAATGCCGCGCAGAATGTCGATTTTGATGGGTCGCATCCGCGACTCCCGTTCTGCATTGGTTCCCAGGGCGATCACATCGATGGCGCCGGACTCCAGCAGATTGATTCCCCGGTTTTGGGTGATTTCTTCGGCATAGGGCATCAACTTGTATGGGGTGGGATGCGCGGCCTGCCCATGGGAGAGGGCCAGATCCAGCAATTTCCATCGATAGTGATAGATGGGGCCGACTGGAAAATAGCGGATGATCCGGGTTTGTGCCTCTGCGGGTCCGTCACAG
It encodes:
- a CDS encoding response regulator, with protein sequence MFAKQTLSRRLLYTMFPWYLLLALGMTGAQLAIQYFSVSRDIDQDLVSLGRTVQPGITEAMWELDAPQLISMAQGVRQNAIVTGIRIESVQKEIQVTDGTLPDPTAEADSLFSGLRPPSIVALVHHSPRGESHLIGHLTLYSSREVVWNRTKYSFLMVLLHSMIVTTGLWLIISWTIRFRLSGTVTRIAEAVANWRFQANDTPVAKLEYPYRDELGDLVQAFNEGRARLFESLRELNDLNRNLESIVEIRTRESQQAKEVAEAANQAKSQFLANMSHEIRTPMNAIIGMVYLALKTPELSPALHNYLAKTQSAAHSLLGIINDILDFSKIEAGKLELECIPFGLDAVLEQLTDSIGYQAEHKGVEFLIRYDAAIPPTLMGDPLRFGQILLNLCGNALKFTAQGEVELAFRCLRTTATDLTLMICVRDSGIGMTPEAQARLFEKFTQADQSTTRRFGGTGLGLAISKNLVERMGGRIWVEDSQPGQGTTLCFTVQMPIADQARMGNRERVEQAGPLLRGLRVLVVDDNAVSREILAEMLRFFHLDVTLAANGREALTTLTQQGNLPCDLVLMDWRMPGMNGDEATRRIHGDPSIPHKPKVVMVTAYGRGDVLRLAEQAGVDGFLIKPVSPSALLDTMLSVLRHDRLLDKQGDLLPSGGARPFENGLDCVGTRVLLVEDNDINREFAHELLRSVGITVIEAIHGQEAVDLVQRYPFDAVLMDIQMPVLDGLAAARQIRALARSPGGERFATLPIIAMTALAMVHDAEQSLAAGMNDHVTKPVAPDRLMDVLARWIHPPTRTTDPSSTPPLPVLPAVAPPEPDPELLALTTLDAREGIRRIGGKVAAYRKQLSRFREHYPNAAQTLQRSLLEPDLPKARDFCHALKGVTGNIGARALYATITNIDARLKQGQSPEPATIAAFDAQLHAVMQEIDTLSAGPATPPTPTPTPSLDPAQLAERLERLSQVLLFDLGAAEPLLAELRAGTAGTPLASTMLAIATQVDRFAIDEALVLVDSLRKRFHDTIGVSQA